The Antarcticibacterium sp. 1MA-6-2 genome has a window encoding:
- a CDS encoding DUF262 domain-containing protein, with protein MAFNPQSEYIITSKEISIKDFYDYKEDFVTRPPYQRKVVWNRKKKQALMDSLFRRYYIPKLVIREVRLGENTTVFEIVDGQQRITTVQDFFANNYKLPKSLEDLSDDLAGKYYKDLDTDVRKFIDKSLKYEADVIKNIDEPQNVEHQIIATEIFWRLQQGETLNYMEVAHAQLSSLSRNFIVKYADDLTFDYENYEPIDSNPDKMDFFSLLNVDNGRMKHLQFMARFILIEKNGGYADLSDKKITEFIEEEKISKGIGDYSYENEHVAKEVIRNLKAFYSIFMDDPMLDHKNGIKELSVEYFIISVYMLIRHLRMYYVLNEPTQEVVRDFIYDFHTRWKTYEDSEDNDMLTFSNRRQQGEHDLEVRDRIMRQLFFEYVKEIDFELLEKDSKRAFSELDRILIYRKGKGLCQQCLRDGKPEKEAKVSWSQYQADHVIPHAKGGKTTLDNGDLLCSYHNQSKGDKFFHKNVE; from the coding sequence ATGGCATTCAATCCACAATCCGAGTACATAATAACCTCTAAAGAAATCAGTATTAAAGATTTCTATGATTATAAAGAAGATTTTGTAACTCGTCCACCTTACCAGCGCAAGGTGGTATGGAATCGCAAAAAGAAACAGGCTTTAATGGATAGTTTATTCCGCCGATATTATATCCCTAAATTGGTAATTAGGGAGGTGCGATTAGGCGAAAATACTACTGTTTTTGAAATTGTTGATGGACAGCAACGTATTACCACTGTTCAGGATTTCTTTGCTAACAACTATAAATTACCGAAAAGTTTAGAAGATCTAAGTGATGACTTGGCAGGAAAATACTACAAAGACCTTGATACTGATGTACGGAAGTTTATAGATAAATCTCTTAAATATGAGGCTGATGTAATTAAAAATATTGATGAGCCTCAAAACGTAGAACATCAGATAATTGCTACGGAAATCTTCTGGAGACTCCAGCAAGGTGAGACTCTCAATTACATGGAGGTAGCTCACGCCCAGTTATCTAGCTTAAGCCGGAACTTTATAGTAAAATATGCTGATGACTTGACTTTTGATTATGAAAATTATGAGCCAATTGATTCTAATCCTGATAAAATGGATTTTTTCAGCTTATTAAATGTAGATAATGGAAGAATGAAGCATCTCCAATTTATGGCTAGGTTTATTCTAATTGAAAAAAATGGAGGATATGCCGATTTAAGCGATAAAAAAATTACCGAATTTATTGAGGAAGAAAAAATATCAAAAGGGATTGGTGATTATAGTTACGAAAATGAACATGTTGCAAAGGAGGTAATTAGAAATTTAAAAGCATTCTATTCCATTTTTATGGATGACCCAATGCTGGATCATAAAAACGGCATTAAAGAACTCTCAGTAGAATACTTTATTATTTCGGTATATATGCTCATCAGGCATCTTAGAATGTATTATGTTTTAAACGAACCTACACAGGAAGTGGTGAGAGATTTTATTTATGATTTTCATACTCGCTGGAAAACCTATGAAGATTCTGAAGACAATGATATGCTCACATTTAGTAATCGTAGACAGCAGGGGGAGCACGATTTAGAAGTTAGAGACAGGATAATGCGACAACTCTTTTTTGAATATGTAAAGGAGATTGATTTTGAATTATTAGAAAAGGACAGCAAAAGAGCTTTTTCAGAACTTGACCGGATTCTAATTTATAGAAAAGGAAAGGGACTATGTCAGCAATGCTTGAGAGATGGTAAGCCAGAGAAAGAAGCAAAAGTTAGTTGGTCACAGTACCAAGCAGATCACGTAATCCCGCACGCGAAAGGGGGTAAAACTACTTTGGATAATGGAGACCTCCTTTGCTCATATCATAACCAATCAAAAGGAGACAAATTTTTTCATAAAAATGTGGAATGA
- a CDS encoding ATP-binding protein produces the protein MNRESQNIEWKESWREEYFKWVCGFANAQGGILFIGKKDDGQVKHLSNARKLLEDIPNQARDILGLMLDVNLHTEGNNEYLEIVVEPYPFPISLRGKYYYRSGSTLQELKGAALTKFLLERQGKKWDGVQVPNIEVRDLKDGTFTFFKSKAAKSNRLEPEDLQESNQELLESLHLYLEEEKMLKRGAILLFHPNPEKYVTGAYIKIGFFESDDDLKFQDEVKGNLIEQAEEALDLLRTKYDTATISYKEGSREEKFTFPQDAIREALLNAIAHKDYSSGIPIQISVYRDKIIFWNEGQLPENWTVDRLIRKHPSKPFNPDIANALFRAGYIESWGRGTIKIINACKEHKIAPPIFSNDPPDFQVELFKYSDEGLKEMGVKKELRQIVLHIQANETITNSQVQNICNVSKATATRYLNDLENNFIEKVGTTGVGTVYVLKGLNVGS, from the coding sequence ATGAACCGAGAATCACAGAATATAGAATGGAAAGAATCCTGGCGAGAGGAATATTTTAAATGGGTTTGTGGTTTTGCCAATGCCCAAGGTGGCATCTTATTTATCGGAAAAAAGGATGATGGACAGGTAAAACATTTATCCAACGCTAGAAAATTACTGGAAGATATTCCTAACCAAGCACGAGATATATTAGGGTTGATGCTGGATGTAAATCTTCATACAGAAGGGAATAACGAGTATCTGGAAATCGTAGTAGAACCATATCCTTTTCCTATAAGTTTAAGAGGTAAATATTATTACCGTTCCGGAAGCACTTTACAGGAATTAAAGGGTGCCGCTCTAACCAAATTTTTATTGGAGCGCCAAGGTAAAAAATGGGATGGGGTGCAAGTTCCAAATATAGAAGTTAGAGATCTTAAAGATGGGACTTTTACGTTTTTTAAATCTAAAGCGGCAAAAAGCAATAGGTTAGAGCCAGAAGATTTACAGGAAAGCAATCAGGAGTTATTAGAGAGTCTGCATCTCTATCTTGAAGAGGAGAAAATGTTGAAACGTGGGGCAATACTTCTGTTTCATCCAAACCCTGAAAAATATGTCACAGGGGCTTATATTAAGATTGGCTTTTTTGAATCTGATGATGATTTAAAGTTTCAGGATGAAGTAAAAGGGAACCTTATAGAACAAGCGGAAGAGGCATTGGACTTGTTGAGAACCAAGTATGATACAGCCACTATTTCATATAAAGAAGGGAGTAGGGAAGAAAAATTCACTTTCCCGCAGGATGCAATTCGCGAAGCATTATTGAATGCTATTGCACATAAAGATTATAGTAGTGGTATCCCTATTCAAATAAGTGTTTATCGTGATAAAATCATATTCTGGAATGAAGGGCAGTTACCAGAAAATTGGACTGTAGATAGATTAATACGAAAACATCCTTCCAAACCTTTTAATCCTGATATAGCAAATGCATTATTTAGAGCTGGTTATATTGAATCCTGGGGGCGGGGGACTATTAAAATAATTAACGCTTGCAAAGAACATAAAATTGCGCCTCCGATTTTTTCCAATGATCCTCCCGATTTTCAAGTAGAACTTTTTAAATATTCTGATGAAGGCCTTAAAGAGATGGGTGTCAAAAAAGAACTTAGGCAAATAGTTCTTCATATTCAAGCAAATGAAACTATTACAAATTCACAAGTTCAAAATATTTGTAATGTTAGCAAAGCTACTGCAACCAGATATTTAAATGATTTGGAAAATAATTTTATTGAAAAAGTAGGAACCACAGGAGTAGGTACTGTTTATGTTTTAAAAGGGCTCAATGTGGGCTCATAA
- a CDS encoding restriction endonuclease subunit S, with protein MNKLNLVKLNTLCKKITDGSHYSPVGVGEGIPMLSVKNMRENGFDYSDSKYVSFNDYLKLVKGDCKPLINDVLIAKDGSYLKHVFVIDKEINQAVLSSIGILRPDLDKVHPHYLKYYLQTKSVKRTVSKKYVSGSALPRIILKNFGEIDVIDRSLSDQKKISKVLSDLDAKIELNNKINIDLNEIAKLIYDYWFVQFDFPMSSNYAKTIGQPQLAGKPYKASGGAMFYSEQLKRRIPKGWDDGVLSNIAKITMGQSPAGSSYNEEGMGEVFFQGSTDFGDRYPSIRKYTILPSRMAKENDILLSVRAPVGTLNQALIGCCIGRGLAALREKTGSNTYLWQQMSYFKQIFESRNNSGTTFGSITKDDLFSLKVIIPPQEIINEYKKISDPLYLKLKINSQQNQDLAELRDWLLPMLMNGQVTVKESNNKINEQIDMAAEEETAYQRNSEFVDSLFEHVNLYKEIAAIQLIEEETIGITHGKTGIQKTTSNLQQIFKEKRFKNVKFEERPWGMFSETIAENIEANPFLFKLELESGKKVYRVKPETKKELQNWIKLEENQQYNKSLTQLLSIYQEPFIKNDIYKIELLNTVYRCMSKLHTDNLDAIRTAMQNWPMIEKKYKNKAEKFSESVTAKMIDFIKDKQLI; from the coding sequence ATGAATAAATTAAATTTAGTAAAATTAAATACCCTTTGTAAAAAAATTACAGATGGATCACACTATAGTCCAGTTGGAGTAGGAGAGGGCATTCCAATGCTCTCAGTAAAGAATATGAGAGAAAATGGGTTTGATTATTCGGACTCCAAATATGTATCTTTTAATGACTATTTAAAATTAGTTAAAGGTGATTGTAAACCGTTAATTAATGATGTGTTAATTGCAAAAGATGGAAGTTATCTTAAACATGTTTTTGTTATTGACAAAGAAATAAATCAGGCAGTTTTATCCTCTATTGGAATTTTGAGACCGGATCTGGACAAGGTTCATCCCCATTATTTGAAGTATTATCTTCAAACTAAATCTGTCAAAAGAACTGTATCTAAAAAATATGTTTCAGGTAGTGCATTACCAAGAATAATTTTAAAAAACTTTGGAGAAATCGATGTGATAGATAGAAGTTTGTCTGACCAAAAAAAAATATCAAAAGTCCTTTCAGATTTAGATGCCAAAATAGAACTGAATAATAAAATAAATATTGATTTAAATGAAATTGCCAAACTCATTTACGATTATTGGTTTGTGCAGTTTGATTTTCCTATGTCTTCAAACTATGCCAAAACTATCGGCCAACCCCAGTTAGCGGGCAAACCTTATAAAGCCTCTGGAGGTGCAATGTTTTATAGTGAACAATTAAAAAGGAGGATTCCTAAGGGTTGGGATGATGGTGTTCTTAGTAATATTGCTAAAATAACGATGGGCCAATCTCCAGCAGGAAGTTCATACAATGAAGAGGGGATGGGTGAGGTCTTCTTTCAAGGATCTACCGATTTTGGGGATAGATATCCAAGTATAAGGAAATATACAATACTTCCTTCAAGAATGGCTAAGGAAAATGATATTTTGCTATCAGTTAGAGCTCCAGTAGGAACTTTAAATCAAGCACTGATAGGGTGTTGTATTGGCAGGGGTTTAGCTGCATTACGTGAAAAAACAGGATCTAATACTTATCTCTGGCAGCAAATGAGTTATTTCAAACAGATTTTTGAATCAAGAAATAATTCCGGAACTACCTTTGGCTCAATCACTAAAGACGATTTGTTTAGTTTAAAAGTTATTATTCCTCCCCAGGAAATAATTAACGAGTATAAGAAAATTTCAGACCCCTTATATTTAAAATTAAAGATAAATTCTCAGCAAAACCAAGATCTCGCAGAACTCCGGGATTGGTTGTTGCCTATGTTAATGAATGGGCAGGTAACAGTCAAAGAATCTAACAATAAAATAAATGAACAGATAGATATGGCTGCGGAGGAAGAAACAGCCTATCAAAGGAATTCAGAATTTGTAGATTCACTTTTTGAGCACGTCAATCTTTATAAGGAGATAGCGGCAATTCAATTAATTGAAGAAGAAACAATCGGTATTACTCATGGTAAAACTGGTATTCAGAAGACGACAAGTAATCTTCAGCAAATATTTAAAGAAAAACGTTTTAAGAACGTGAAATTTGAAGAAAGACCTTGGGGAATGTTTTCAGAAACTATCGCTGAAAACATTGAGGCAAATCCATTCCTTTTTAAACTTGAATTAGAATCTGGAAAGAAGGTTTACAGGGTGAAACCTGAGACTAAAAAAGAATTACAAAATTGGATCAAATTAGAAGAGAATCAACAATATAACAAGTCATTAACCCAACTCCTTTCTATTTACCAGGAACCTTTTATAAAAAACGATATTTATAAAATCGAGCTTTTAAATACTGTTTATCGCTGTATGAGCAAATTACACACCGATAACCTTGACGCTATTAGAACAGCAATGCAGAACTGGCCTATGATAGAAAAAAAATATAAAAACAAGGCGGAAAAGTTTAGTGAAAGTGTAACCGCGAAAATGATTGATTTTATAAAAGATAAACAGTTGATCTAG
- a CDS encoding N-6 DNA methylase, with product MLAGVVSMPSNIFATTGTNVSIVFFDKANDDKVVLIDASGLGTMVKEGKAQKTVLSREEEQKIISTFVNKDVVDDFSVVVDYEKLKTKNYSLNAGQYFEVQIEYSDITAQDFQAKIQAYESNLASLFSKSKEIEDEIGKNLQALKYE from the coding sequence ATGCTTGCCGGAGTGGTGAGTATGCCCTCTAATATTTTTGCCACGACGGGTACTAATGTATCAATTGTATTTTTTGACAAAGCCAATGACGATAAAGTTGTTCTAATTGATGCTAGTGGCTTGGGAACGATGGTTAAAGAAGGTAAAGCTCAAAAAACGGTACTATCACGAGAAGAGGAGCAGAAAATTATAAGCACGTTTGTGAACAAAGATGTAGTTGATGATTTTTCTGTGGTGGTAGATTATGAGAAATTAAAAACTAAAAATTATTCTCTAAATGCGGGACAATATTTTGAAGTACAAATTGAATATAGTGATATAACTGCTCAGGATTTCCAAGCAAAAATTCAGGCTTATGAAAGCAACCTAGCTTCATTATTTTCTAAAAGTAAAGAAATAGAAGATGAGATTGGAAAAAATTTGCAAGCGTTAAAATATGAATAA
- a CDS encoding class I SAM-dependent DNA methyltransferase, with amino-acid sequence MTLENTIKTKTLIDDLKAVCAGYGLGNSSSEFDIITQAFLYKYLNDKFTFQLKKAKPGLTKGKKWQEQLAKMDDDEYRLLQFELESNAAFLFPRHLITVLFNRQNESDFAQTLDDTLIDIGQMNSGIFSVTTEGGSKIQLFDRITEFVKDASKRDDFARAIINKLVHVNFEEIMEEGFDFFSTIFEYLIKDYNNDSGGKYAEYYTPQAVSKIMAAILVPEPENNVTIYDPSAGSGTLLMNLAHAIGPKKCTVYSQDISQKSSNLLRLNLILNNLVHSIGNVIQGNTMTAPYHRENGHLRKFDYIVSNPPFKLDFSDDIDELKKKINQNRFFAGIPNVPEKAKNKMAIYSLFLQHIMFSLAEKTGKAAVVVPT; translated from the coding sequence ATGACTCTAGAGAATACTATAAAAACCAAAACCTTGATTGATGACCTAAAGGCTGTATGTGCCGGGTATGGCTTAGGGAATAGCAGTAGTGAGTTTGATATCATTACACAGGCATTTTTGTATAAATACCTTAATGACAAGTTTACCTTTCAGCTTAAAAAAGCAAAACCCGGACTAACTAAAGGGAAGAAGTGGCAAGAGCAGCTTGCTAAAATGGATGATGATGAATATCGTTTGCTACAGTTTGAGCTAGAAAGTAATGCGGCATTTTTGTTTCCCAGGCATCTAATTACGGTGCTTTTTAACCGTCAAAATGAATCTGATTTTGCACAAACTTTAGATGATACCCTTATTGATATTGGGCAAATGAACTCAGGGATATTCTCTGTTACTACAGAAGGGGGTTCAAAAATCCAATTGTTTGACCGGATTACCGAATTTGTAAAAGATGCAAGCAAGCGGGACGATTTTGCACGTGCCATCATCAACAAACTGGTACACGTAAATTTTGAAGAAATCATGGAAGAAGGCTTTGACTTCTTCTCTACAATTTTTGAATACCTCATTAAAGACTATAATAATGATTCAGGTGGTAAGTATGCCGAATATTATACCCCCCAGGCGGTATCAAAAATTATGGCCGCCATATTGGTGCCGGAACCTGAAAATAATGTTACCATTTATGACCCCAGTGCGGGTAGTGGAACTTTGCTTATGAATCTGGCGCACGCCATTGGGCCTAAAAAGTGTACAGTATATTCCCAGGATATTTCGCAAAAATCATCAAACCTGCTGAGACTTAATTTAATTCTTAATAATTTGGTTCATAGTATTGGGAATGTGATTCAGGGCAATACTATGACTGCCCCTTACCACAGAGAGAATGGTCACCTCCGTAAGTTTGATTATATCGTGAGCAATCCGCCGTTTAAGCTGGACTTTAGCGATGATATAGATGAGCTTAAGAAAAAAATAAATCAGAATCGCTTTTTTGCAGGTATCCCCAATGTACCTGAAAAGGCTAAAAATAAAATGGCCATTTACAGCTTGTTCCTGCAACATATCATGTTTTCATTAGCCGAGAAAACAGGTAAAGCAGCTGTGGTGGTACCCACCTAG
- a CDS encoding DEAD/DEAH box helicase family protein, whose product MRYPQFFATKAIAKKLDEGVRKGIIWHTQGSGKTALAYYNTHYLKHYYQQKNIIPKFYFIVDRLDLLAQARDEFTARGLKVHTVNSKEEFLSDLKKTTAINNDKGQTEITVVNIQKFENDPNLVQKQDYNLAIQRVYFLDEVHRSYNPTGSFLANLQESDSNAIKIGLTGTPLIGSDLKSKQLFGDYIHKYYYNKSIADGYTLRLIREEIATEYQIKLKKALDQIDIRKGDTDKKKLYAHPSFVEPMLDYIVDDFEQFRSRHDDNDLGGMVICDSSEQAEELYKIFKKKYGRGFEDIEHSAEQEELILAAEEPESYKAKRKESYKPKVAALILYDSGSKEDLARWRDAFKAGKVDFLFVYNMLLTGFDAKRLKKLYLGRLIRKHNLLQALTRVNRTYKTYRYGYVVDFADISTEFDATNRAYFDELQETLGDEMGSYSNLFMSREEMLASIQQIKETLVDYDLKNAEIFQQQISQIDDRKTMLEIKKALENSRALYNIIRLVGEYELLEELDFRRLSTLRNEAANRLQLINAKHAFEHNEEMGNLLNVALEDILFNFKKIGEEELVLADKLKDILKKTREGLANNFDTKDPQWVSLYDELRRLFQNKNLNEISQEEMQENLQSLRQIHNKVKELNRKNDLLKSKYDGDSKYARTEKRLLEAGKPSKIKSQIMKALQRIKEQTDLTVLQRQDSLNNENYFKREVARMVMKEFNETLNQKLDYETVLFVSDIIVKEYLDEYYERPA is encoded by the coding sequence ATGCGTTACCCTCAGTTTTTTGCGACAAAAGCTATCGCAAAAAAACTAGATGAGGGTGTTCGAAAAGGAATCATTTGGCATACGCAGGGGAGTGGTAAAACCGCATTAGCCTATTACAATACCCATTACCTCAAACATTATTATCAGCAGAAAAATATCATTCCTAAGTTTTACTTTATTGTAGATCGATTGGATTTATTAGCCCAGGCTCGGGATGAATTTACCGCAAGAGGACTCAAAGTGCATACGGTAAATTCAAAAGAGGAGTTTCTCTCTGATTTAAAGAAGACCACCGCTATAAATAATGATAAAGGACAAACCGAAATAACTGTTGTTAACATCCAAAAGTTTGAGAACGATCCGAATCTAGTTCAGAAGCAAGATTACAATTTAGCTATACAAAGAGTGTATTTTTTGGATGAAGTACACCGCAGTTATAATCCCACGGGTAGCTTCTTGGCCAACTTACAAGAGAGCGATTCAAATGCTATAAAAATTGGGCTTACAGGCACCCCTTTAATAGGATCAGATTTAAAGTCAAAGCAGCTCTTTGGTGACTATATCCATAAATACTATTACAACAAGTCCATTGCAGATGGTTATACCTTGAGGCTAATACGTGAGGAGATAGCAACAGAATATCAAATTAAGCTGAAAAAAGCTTTAGATCAAATTGATATTAGAAAAGGAGATACCGACAAGAAAAAACTGTATGCACATCCATCCTTTGTTGAACCTATGCTCGATTACATTGTAGATGATTTTGAGCAATTCAGGTCCAGACATGATGATAATGACCTTGGGGGAATGGTCATTTGCGACAGCAGCGAGCAAGCAGAGGAACTATATAAAATTTTTAAGAAAAAATACGGTCGTGGTTTTGAAGACATAGAACATTCAGCTGAACAGGAAGAATTAATTTTAGCAGCTGAAGAGCCGGAATCTTATAAAGCAAAACGTAAAGAATCGTACAAGCCGAAAGTTGCCGCTTTGATCCTTTACGACTCCGGTTCAAAAGAAGATTTGGCACGTTGGCGGGATGCTTTTAAAGCAGGAAAAGTAGATTTTCTTTTTGTTTATAATATGTTGCTTACTGGTTTTGATGCCAAACGTCTGAAGAAATTATATTTGGGACGTTTAATTAGGAAGCATAATCTGTTACAGGCTTTAACTCGGGTTAATAGAACTTACAAAACCTATCGTTACGGATATGTAGTAGATTTTGCTGATATCTCTACCGAATTTGATGCTACAAACAGAGCGTATTTTGATGAGCTTCAGGAAACCTTAGGCGATGAAATGGGAAGTTATTCCAATCTTTTTATGTCCAGAGAGGAAATGTTGGCTTCAATTCAGCAGATAAAAGAGACACTGGTTGATTATGACCTGAAAAATGCCGAAATCTTTCAGCAACAGATTTCACAGATCGATGATAGAAAGACGATGCTCGAAATTAAAAAGGCACTTGAAAATTCGAGGGCTTTATATAATATTATAAGGTTGGTTGGCGAATACGAGCTGTTGGAAGAGTTAGATTTTAGACGGCTCAGCACCCTACGAAATGAGGCAGCGAATCGTCTACAATTAATTAATGCCAAACACGCTTTTGAGCACAATGAGGAAATGGGAAACCTCCTAAACGTCGCTTTAGAAGATATTCTGTTTAATTTTAAGAAAATAGGAGAGGAAGAACTTGTTCTGGCTGATAAACTCAAAGACATCCTAAAGAAAACTCGAGAAGGTTTAGCCAATAATTTTGACACCAAAGATCCCCAATGGGTAAGTTTATATGACGAACTTCGCAGACTCTTTCAAAACAAAAACTTGAATGAGATAAGTCAGGAAGAAATGCAAGAGAATTTGCAATCCTTGAGACAAATACACAACAAAGTAAAAGAGCTTAACAGGAAAAATGATTTATTAAAATCCAAGTATGATGGGGATTCTAAATATGCTAGAACTGAAAAGAGGTTGTTGGAAGCAGGAAAACCTTCAAAAATTAAATCACAGATAATGAAAGCTTTGCAACGCATAAAGGAGCAAACCGATCTTACTGTTTTACAACGTCAGGATAGTTTGAATAACGAGAACTATTTTAAACGCGAGGTAGCCCGTATGGTTATGAAAGAGTTTAATGAAACGCTTAATCAAAAGTTGGATTATGAGACTGTCCTTTTTGTCTCAGATATTATTGTAAAAGAATACTTAGATGAATACTATGAGCGACCCGCTTAG
- a CDS encoding type I restriction endonuclease — translation MAFNEDSRVKLPSILHLIQLGYEYISLKDTEWDVGTNIFTDLFRRSIGKINPKLTKDEIDRLYQEVSIKLENEDLGKAFYEMLTVKSGVKLIDFENFEQNDFHVVTELPYKNGEDEFRPDIICLINGMPLVFIEVKKPNNKDGVIAERERIARRFQNKKFRKFVNITQFMIFSNNMEYDENEIQPWQGAFYASPSYHNPIFNYFREEIGFNYTRILNPLKNGSEDFLLKDTNYQVVKNSPEFQTNKDPNTPTNRVITSLVSKDRLKFMLFFALAYVKETTEYPKTYHALPSVFCDKSYRKKTR, via the coding sequence ATGGCATTTAACGAAGACTCTAGAGTAAAACTTCCCTCAATTCTACATCTTATACAATTGGGGTATGAATATATTTCTCTTAAGGACACGGAGTGGGATGTCGGCACCAATATTTTTACTGATTTATTTCGGAGATCTATAGGTAAGATTAATCCTAAATTGACAAAAGACGAGATAGATCGGCTATATCAGGAGGTTAGTATAAAATTGGAGAATGAGGATTTAGGTAAGGCATTTTATGAAATGCTAACCGTAAAATCTGGTGTAAAGCTTATAGATTTCGAAAATTTTGAACAGAACGATTTTCACGTAGTTACTGAACTCCCCTATAAAAATGGTGAAGACGAATTTCGTCCGGATATAATTTGCCTTATCAATGGAATGCCACTTGTTTTTATAGAAGTTAAAAAACCTAACAATAAAGATGGCGTAATTGCGGAGCGGGAACGTATTGCTAGGCGTTTTCAGAATAAGAAATTTAGAAAATTTGTAAATATTACACAGTTTATGATCTTTTCTAATAATATGGAATATGATGAAAACGAAATTCAACCTTGGCAGGGTGCGTTTTATGCTTCTCCATCTTACCATAATCCCATATTTAATTACTTCAGGGAAGAAATAGGTTTTAATTATACCCGGATCCTGAATCCTTTAAAAAATGGATCTGAGGATTTCTTATTAAAGGATACAAATTATCAGGTGGTTAAAAACAGTCCTGAATTTCAGACCAATAAAGATCCAAACACACCTACTAACAGGGTAATAACTTCTTTGGTTTCAAAGGATCGATTAAAATTTATGTTGTTTTTTGCGCTGGCGTATGTAAAAGAAACTACTGAGTATCCAAAAACATATCATGCGTTACCCTCAGTTTTTTGCGACAAAAGCTATCGCAAAAAAACTAGATGA
- a CDS encoding DUF6730 family protein translates to MKKLDEIMELMADEMADFKSSVQELQKLCEQLFNLSIPISTEALEKELNIFLQKQEAEKEKTDEILQGIERKLKHAKLIPNNLLILFGISGILALGLVGYFAYNSHIKQEANFEIYRTILETQNKPHEDYFAQYPEIQEAYCEWLEENKRDL, encoded by the coding sequence ATGAAAAAGTTAGACGAAATCATGGAACTGATGGCCGATGAAATGGCTGATTTTAAAAGTAGTGTTCAGGAACTTCAAAAGCTTTGTGAGCAATTATTTAATCTAAGTATTCCCATTAGCACCGAAGCTTTGGAGAAGGAGCTGAACATATTTCTGCAAAAGCAGGAAGCAGAAAAAGAAAAAACAGATGAAATCCTGCAGGGTATCGAAAGGAAATTAAAGCACGCCAAGTTAATACCGAATAATCTGCTCATTCTTTTTGGAATATCAGGAATTCTTGCTTTAGGTTTAGTGGGGTACTTTGCCTATAACTCCCATATAAAACAGGAAGCGAATTTTGAAATCTACCGGACAATTCTGGAAACTCAAAATAAACCGCACGAAGATTATTTTGCCCAATATCCGGAAATCCAGGAGGCCTATTGCGAGTGGTTGGAGGAAAATAAACGGGATTTGTAA